The window GGTCTACGGCTATTACCCTGGCGCCTTTGAGTTTGGCCAGTTGGGTCAGCATCAGGCCAATCGGGCCTTGACCGATAATGCAAACAGTATCCCCTAATCTGATTTCCGAACGCTCGATGCCGTGAATGGTGCAGGCCAGTGGTTCGGTGAGGGCGGCCTGCCGGAAGGTCACTCCGGTGGGAATAAGCAGCAGGTTTTGGGCCACGATGCGGGCGGGGATGGCGATGTATTCGGCGTAAGCCCCGTTCAAGAATTCCAGGTTTTGGCACAGGCTGAGGTGACCGCGCTGGCAGTTGAAACAGTGGTGGCAAGGCGCGGAGTTGGCCGCCACCACACGCTGCCCCACGGAAAAGTGGTTTACGCCGGGGCCAACTTCGGCAATCACCCCGGCCAGTTCGTGCCCAAAAACGGAGGGGACTTTTTTGATGATGAGCGGATGCCCCCGTTTGTAAGTCTTCAGGTCGGTGCCGCAGGTGAGGGCGGCCTTGATTTCTACCACCACCTCGCCCGGCCCGGCCTGGGGGCGGTCAATCTCCTCAAAGCGGATGTCG is drawn from Anaerolineae bacterium and contains these coding sequences:
- a CDS encoding zinc-binding dehydrogenase, giving the protein MKAVLFYAPGDIRFEEIDRPQAGPGEVVVEIKAALTCGTDLKTYKRGHPLIIKKVPSVFGHELAGVIAEVGPGVNHFSVGQRVVAANSAPCHHCFNCQRGHLSLCQNLEFLNGAYAEYIAIPARIVAQNLLLIPTGVTFRQAALTEPLACTIHGIERSEIRLGDTVCIIGQGPIGLMLTQLAKLKGARVIAVDRSAFRLAQAGRLGADELVDANAVPDPAAAVRDLTTENRGADVVIEAAGLPETWEQALAMARPGGLVNLFGGCRSGTQIKIDTHRLHYDELKIIGVFHHTPRYIRAALSLIAGGQIEAEAMISHEMPLAQLEEALQLVASGNALKVAINI